The following proteins come from a genomic window of Bactrocera tryoni isolate S06 chromosome 1, CSIRO_BtryS06_freeze2, whole genome shotgun sequence:
- the LOC120773598 gene encoding max-like protein X isoform X1: protein MMAENRGAAQTEFGNNTRSKDDYSMTMDHDADQNTQESRDDSTHTPNSSAHNTDEDDDSGDGRSSSALASSSTLSYKERRREAHTQAEQKRRDAIKKGYDSLQELVPTCQQNDSASGYKLSKALILQKSIDYIGYLNLQKKKQEEESAALQKEVAALRIIQHSYEHMLQHQQANPGPEEARLTDEAKFQVFQAIMDEMFETFQHIPMDNFKQLTTGVIPWLEEYCKPHILRNILSRTLQQMSQTQVQEKQKQQDNEGFS from the exons ATGATGGCGGAAAATCGTGGCGCCGCACAAACCGAATTTG GTAATAATACGCGCTCAAAAGACGACTACTCCATGACAATGGACCACGATGCGGACCAAAATACGCAAGAGAGTCGAGATGATAGCACACATACACCAAATTCATCAGCTCACAACACAG ATGAGGACGATGACAGTGGTGATGGACGTAGTAGCTCTGCGCTGGCTTCATCGTCAACCTTAAGCTACAAAGAAAGGCGTCGCGAAGCGCACACGCAAGCTGAACAAAAACGGCGTGATGCTATCAAGAAAGGTTATGATAGCCTGCAAGAACTAGTGCCTACATGTCAACAAAATGATTCAGCATCTGGTTATAAATTAAGTAAAGCGCTCATTCTGCAAAAATCAATTGACTATATAGGTTACTTAAACTTACAAAAGAAAaagcaagaagaagaaagtgCTGCATTGCAAAAAGAAGTTGCAGCTTTACGCATAATACAGCACAGTTATGAGCACATGTTGCAGCATCAGCAAGCAAATCCTGGGCCCGAAGAAGCGCGTCTAACCGACGAGGCAAAATTTCAAGTG TTCCAGGCAATTATGGACGAGATGTTCGAAACATTCCAGCATATACCAATGGATAACTTTAAGCAGCTGACAACCGGCGTAATACCGTGGTTAGAAGAATACTGCAAGCCACATATTTTGCGCAACATTCTCAGTCGGACACTGCAACAGATGTCTCAAACGCAAGTCCAGGAGAAACAGAAGCAGCAGGATAACGAAGGTTTCAGCTGA
- the LOC120782729 gene encoding RING finger protein unkempt isoform X2 — MANEASKLLLSTQQEKPNHYTYLKEFRVEQCQSFLQHKCNQHRPFVCFNWHFQNQRRRRPVRKRDGTFNYSADNYCTKYDETTGICPDGDDCPFLHRTAGDTERRYHLRYYKTCMCVHDTDSRGYCVKNGHHCAFAHGIQDQRPPVYDIKELESLQNAELALDGTNAQNALDKERNLMNEDPKWQDTNYVLTNYKTEPCKRPPRLCRQGYACPQYHNSKDKRRSPRKFKYRSTPCPNVKHGEEWGEPGNCEAGDNCQYCHTRTEQQFHPEIYKSTKCNDVQQAGYCPRSVFCAFAHVEPCPMDELRENALSASLANSSLLSRSSAPINIPNSTLNNSMNDYNSAGFSVNIPSNSLTYSPTSHSNLFSVSDAFNYSGSNTNKLSNSLSAATQNDSSSLFFPSRIISPGFADGLSISPSVRISELNSIRDDINSSSVGNMLFDNTLSTTKNAFSLQSLQNQNNSDVNRLSTELMTKNSQIVKLTNRIDETARKLNLTELQRDKAKQEAIEWKDRYDLAQTQLHLSTELRNLSIQKLKQLQSKLRTDLEEVEKVLYLENAKKCMKCEENNRTVTLEPCNHFILCDSCACSVTECPYCQVSVVTTHT, encoded by the exons ATGGCGAATGAAGCAAGTAAATTGCTCCTTTCTACACAACAAGAAAAACCAAATCATTACac GTACTTAAAGGAATTTCGGGTCGAACAGTGTCAGTCTTTTCTGCAACACAAATGTAACCAACATAGACCATTTGTATGCTTCAATTGGCATTTCCAAAACCAACGCCGCCGTCGCCCTGTCCGCAAACGAGATGGTACTTTCAATTATAGTGCAGATAATTATTGCACCAAATACGATGAAACTACAGGCATATGCCCCGATGGTGACGA CTGTCCATTTCTTCATCGCACCGCGGGTGATACTGAAAGACGCTACCATTTGCGTTACTACAAAAcctgtatgtgtgtacatgacACCGATAGTCGTGGttattgtgtcaaaaatgggcaTCATTGTGCCTTTGCGCATGGCATACAGGATCAACGTCCACCGGTATATGATATTAAGGAATTGGAATCCTTACAAAATGCAGAGCTGGCTCTCGACGGTACAAACGCACAAAATGCGCTGGATAAAGAACGCAATCTTATGAATGAGGATCCCAAATGGCAGGATACTAATTATGTTTTGACGAATTACAAGACGGAACCATGCAAACGTCCACCGCGACTTTGCCGCCAAGGCTACGCTTGTCCACAGTATCACAATAGTAAGGACAAACGACGAAGTCCACGCAAATTTAAGTACAG ATCCACACCATGTCCCAATGTAAAGCATGGTGAGGAATGGGGTGAGCCTGGTAATTGTGAGGCTGGCGACAATTGTCAATATTGTCACACACGTACCGAACAACAATTTCATCCGGAAATTTACAAGTCAACTAAATGTAATGATGTACAACAAGCTGGCTACTGTCCACGTAGCGTCTTTTGTGCTTTTGCACATGTGGAAC CTTGCCCAATGGATGAATTGCGTGAGAATGCACTCTCTGCCAGTTTGGCCAACTCAAGTTTATTATCACGTTCCTCGGCGCCAATTAACATTCCTAATTCTACACTAAACAACTCCATGAACG ATTACAATTCTGCCGGATTTTCCGTCAACATTCCAAGCAACTCGCTAACATACAGCCCAACCAGTCATAGCAACCTATTTAGCGTATCAGATGCATTTAACTATAGCGGTTCCAATACAAATAAACTAAGTAATTCACTCTCAGCGGCCACGCAAAATGACAGTAGCAGCTTGTTTTTCCCATCTCGCATCATATCTCCAGGTTTTGCTGATGGTTTATCAATAAGTCCCTCCGTTAG AATTTCCGAACTAAACTCAATACGTGATGACATCAACAGCAGTTCTGTTGGGAATATGTTGTTCGATAACACTTTGTCAACCACTAAAAATGCATTCTCACTGCAATCactacaaaatcaaaataactcTGATGTTAATCGCTTATCAACAGAATTAATGacgaaaaattcacaaattgtAAAGCTAACGAATCGAATTGATGAGACAGCTAGAAAG TTAAATTTAACGGAATTGCAACGTGACAAAGCCAAGCAGGAGGCTATCGAGTGGAAAGATCGTTATGATTTAGCGCAAACGCAGCTTCATTTGTCTACCGAGCTGCGCAATTTATCGATACAAAAGCTAAAACAACTGCAG TCGAAATTACGCACAGATTTAGAGGAGGTAGAGAAGGTTTTGTACTTGGAGAACGCCAAGAAATGCATGAAATGTGAGGAGAACAATCGTACTGTCACCTTAGAGCCATGTAATCATTTCATACTATGTGATTCTTGCGCCTGTTCAGTGACGGAATGTCCCTACTGTCAGGTGTCCGTAGTCACAACACACacttaa
- the LOC120773590 gene encoding uncharacterized protein LOC120773590: MAVAIPDISTLPKCVKDITKSDEYIKYLPSIATKAKTKDEAECLLQHIVAVIEFEIFSKSQTSNVTNQVVLNTAYRAYFQLLQQHKLPEIHLNALPKPKLLYTEEVGFQLLYAMLLTDQHAQTFDPETLLIDCTKALTDAINNDCASLLYILKVLNILLCKFPKCNVNIPLQQIYYCLQCNQYGMREESLNLFSNCCRQIDYAFENFQVILEFWSWSNRFKFYLISCILKSHNLIEYLQSAHHSVSEFFAGVRLSLSHKSLLAASQYLVKALSAQNSDELLQLSTDILTRGSVKEIKNFYAQWYGRIEQKDRLFEFLQTQPEIVNFLENTIDGSIEQDYFRSTLIFSMFSRQIFEASKLHFFKISTELITNCFQFELETQMLIFKFIVDNLASFAIEDCLEFTAAFIKEHKCIENAQYRNEILGKIPAIVNYVSKTFSKLHYAGGITTLETSIETFFKHMHILIDDDIGSNIYQPKVFSLRLLEILLKSLYADNLEKNAKNCCLTQNKKLGNFLVEQKVFESASVAAALFKLLDDPLGFDDALELIMRLLQQIKFSEVDESVRLCKEFSRHCEVDECVLSTLYARVTLNCCKSTGDEEAISILLQFAITSLKEEQEDFQKDPLLVCKTRNHLFGFINIVGEVVQGNICLKTETLNEILDLLEKVLNLVLDLLNVCKADPLQAASNAASFQDMDESLEILVQKSAYKVEDHGKFRKFLLMSFWLTLKAACDLATEIGMRYVATTEHNSTDCQILKRCLDINVTVLTRCRHKGAIEAAGVSIGKLTKSITSHCSTTSAVYHLLDNCLELLFDNTKQVSVTRRGAGYSIMMLHIVKNEQQRTRPLLKSVMDRTIALLKNYCANYASHVEKFDRLEALLLHYLGVLVRDTELREATSHYYNEILLVTLKRIEHPEWTEFNAALQLFGALIPKIVGQTLAKDYDAAAGNENNDITYDEIIRKLPTACDYILNYFASKQDLNTDTRTTVLFLGFLSKVKHLPKKIGANECSFLQRIRELMWHLLAHRCESVRKLAALCFVRAHDFRLELPQALINISNILGNVNNENLFLGFIATVGEGILRMQHESMHINDGAYKDFMQRLRSSLANLKLTNKYKPYSISKLLDIFLLVGFDAQVNIVQELLRAPTADQAAIGYDVWQQCAEKFMCKS; the protein is encoded by the exons ATGGCGGTTGCAATTCCAGATATTAGTACGCTTCCAAAGTGTGTAAAAGATATTACCAAATCCGatgagtatataaaatatttgcct TCAATTGCgacaaaagcaaaaactaaaGATGAGGCAGAATGTCTACTTCAACATATTGTGGCTGTAATAGAGTtcgaaattttctcaaaatcgCAAACATCGAATGTAACCAATCAGGTTGTTTTGAATACAGCTTATCGTGCATATTTCCAATTGTTACAACAACATAAACTGCCAGAGATACATTTGAACGCTTTACCTAAGCCGAAATTATTGTATACCGAGGAGGTTGGCTTCCAGTTATTATACGCCATGCTATTAACTGATCAGCATGCGCAGACTTTCGATCCTGAGACCCTACTTATTGATTGCACTAAAGCATTAACTGACGCCATCAACAATGACTGCGCTAGCTTGCTATACATACTTAAAGTCTTGAATATATTATTGTGCAAATTTCCAAAGTGCAACGTAAATATACCACTCCAACAAATCTACTATTGCCTGCAATGCAACCAATATGGCATGCGCGAAGAGTCGCTGAATCTTTTCTCGAATTGCTGTCGGCAAATTGATtatgcatttgaaaattttcaagttattttAGAGTTTTGGTCTTGGTCAAACCGCTTTAAATTCTATTTAATTAGTTGCATATTGAAATCGCACAATTTAATTGAATATCTGCAGAGTGCACACCACTCAGTGAGTGAATTTTTCGCTGGTGTACGTCTAAGTTTAAGTCATAAAAGCCTTTTAGCCGCTAGTCAATATTTAGTAAAAGCGTTAAGTGCACAAAACTCCGATGAGCTACTACAGCTAAGTACTGATATACTCACAAGGGGTTCAgttaaagaaatcaaaaatttttacgcGCAATGGTATGGACGTATAGAGCAAAAAGATAgattattcgaatttttgcaAACTCAACCGGAAATAGTAAATTTTCTCGAAAACACTATCGATGGTTCCATTGAACAGGACTATTTTCGTTCAACCTTAATCTTTAGCATGTTTTCACGGCAAATATTTGAAGCTTCAAAgcttcacttttttaaaatcAGCACAGAACTTATAACAAACTGCTTCCAATTCGAATTGGAAACGCAAATGTTGATTTTCAAATTCATTGTTGACAATTTGGCTAGTTTTGCCATTGAGGATTGCCTGGAATTCACTGCTGCATTTATAAAGGAACATAAATGCATAGAAAATGCTCAGTATCGTAATGAAATTTTGGGTAAAATTCCAGCAATCGTTAATTATGTGTCAAAAACCTTTAGCAAATTGCATTATGCTGGTGGCATAACCACGCTTGAGACCAGTATAGAGACATTTTTCAAgcatatgcatattttaattGATGACGACATTGGTAGCAACATTTATCAACCGAAAGTATTTTCGTTGCGTCTCTTAGAGATTTTACTAAAATCACTATATGCTGACAATTTGGAGAAGAATGCCAAAAATTGCTGCTTAacgcaaaataaaaaacttggTAACTTTTTGGTTGAACAAAAGGTATTTGAATCTGCTAGCGTAGCAGCAGCACTCTTTAAACTACTCGACGATCCTTTGGGATTTGATGATGCATTAGAATTGATAATGCGCTTACTGCAACAAATCAAATTTTCCGAAGTGGACGAAAGCGTGCGCTTATGCAAAGAATTTAGCCGCCACTGCGAAGTAGACGAATGTGTTTTAAGTACACTGTATGCTAGAGTTACATTAAATTGCTGCAAAAGTACAGGCGATGAAGAAGCGATCTCAATTTTACTTCAGTTCGCTATAACTTCTTTGAAGGAAGAACAGGAAGATTTTCAAAAAGATCCGCTGCTTGTGTGCAAGACACGAAATCACTTATTTGGCTTTATAAATATAGTTGGAGAAGTTGTTCAAGGCAATATTTGCCTAAAAACGGAAACACTGAACGAAATACTTGACCTTTTAGAAAAAGTACTGAATTTAGTTTTGGACTTACTGAATGTATGCAAAGCTGATCCCTTGCAAGCTGCTAGTAATGCTGCGAGCTTCCAAGACATGGACGAGAGTTTGGAAATTTTGGTGCAGAAAAGCGCCTACAAAGTCGAAGATCATGgaaaatttcgtaaatttttattaatgtcATTTTGGCTAACATTAAAG GCTGCCTGTGATTTGGCCACAGAAATTGGTATGCGATATGTAGCAACAACTGAGCATAACTCCACTGATTGCCAGATATTGAAGCGTTGCTTGGATATAAATGTAACAGTGCTAACGCGTTGTAGACACAAAGGTGCCATCGAAGCAGCTGGCGTAAGTATAG GCAAACTAACTAAAAGCATTACTTCTCATTGCTCTACAACTTCGGCGGTGTACCACTTATTAGACAACTGCTTGGAGCTTTTGTTCGACAATACAAAGCAGGTGAGCGTTACACGTCGGGGTGCCGGTTACTCCATCATGATGCTACATATCGTGAAGAATGAACAGCAACGCACCAGACCACTACTCAAGTCCGTAATGGATAGAACTATCGCATTACTTAAGAATTATTGCGCAAATTACGCCTCGCATGTTGAGAAATTCGATCGTTTggaggctttactactgcactACCTAGGTGTTTTAGTGCGCGATACTGAGTTACGTGAGGCCACATCACATTATTACAATGAAATACTCTTAGTAACATTGAAACGCATCGAGCATCCCGAGTGGACGGAATTCAATGCAGCGTTGCAACTTTTTGGCGCACTAATACCGAAAATTGTTGGACAGACACTGGCCAAGGATTATGATGCAGCAGCTGGTAATGAAAACAACGATATTACATATGACGAAATCATACGAAAACTGCCAACGGCCTGTGATTACATACTCAACTATTTTGCCAGCAAGCAAGACTTGAATACCGACACACGCACCACCGTTTTATTCCTGGGCTTCCTGTCTAAAGTTAAGCATTTACCCAAAAAAATTGGGGCGAATGAATGCAGTTTCTTGCAACGCATACGCGAGTTAATGTGGCATCTATTGGCGCACCGCTGTGAAAGTGTGCGTAAGTTGGCTGCGCTTTGTTTTGTACGCGCCCACGACTTTAGACTAGAACTACCCCAAGCGTTAATAAACATTTCCAATATACTCGGTAATGTAAACAATGAGAATTTGTTTCTGGGTTTCATCGCCACGGTTGGGGAAGGCATACTGCGTATGCAACATGAAAGTATGCACATTAACGATGGGGCTTATAAAGATTTTATGCAACGACTACGTTCATCTTTGGCCAACTTGAAACTCACGAATAAGTATAAGCCATACTCAATAAGCAAACTGTTAGATATTTTTCTCTTAGTTGGCTTTGATGCACAGGTGAACATTGTGCAAGAATTGCTACGTGCACCAACTGCGGACCAAGCTGCTATTGGCTATGATGTGTGGCAGCAGTGTGCTGAAAAGTTTATGTGCAAATCGTAA
- the LOC120771514 gene encoding uncharacterized protein LOC120771514: MATVKKSTHENTADYDGEPGCDTLHEVNAMFRHFWDPTKYWTCEEQGRPAKLQRCPQSHLYMDSQSKCVMYTDWHWTDPAEPPSRPRSAKST, from the coding sequence ATGGCAACAGTGAAGAAATCAACACATGAAAATACTGCCGATTATGATGGCGAACCCGGCTGCGACACATTGCACGAGGTTAACGCCATGTTCCGTCACTTCTGGGACCCTACAAAATATTGGACATGTGAGGAACAAGGGCGTCCCGCTAAACTACAACGCTGTCCACAATCGCATCTATATATGGACTCGCAAAGTAAATGTGTCATGTATACTGATTGGCATTGGACCGACCCCGCTGAACCGCCAAGCCGTCCGAGAAGCGCGAAAAGCACGTGA
- the LOC120773598 gene encoding max-like protein X isoform X2, whose protein sequence is MMAENRGAAQTEFDDYSMTMDHDADQNTQESRDDSTHTPNSSAHNTDEDDDSGDGRSSSALASSSTLSYKERRREAHTQAEQKRRDAIKKGYDSLQELVPTCQQNDSASGYKLSKALILQKSIDYIGYLNLQKKKQEEESAALQKEVAALRIIQHSYEHMLQHQQANPGPEEARLTDEAKFQVFQAIMDEMFETFQHIPMDNFKQLTTGVIPWLEEYCKPHILRNILSRTLQQMSQTQVQEKQKQQDNEGFS, encoded by the exons ATGATGGCGGAAAATCGTGGCGCCGCACAAACCGAATTTG ACGACTACTCCATGACAATGGACCACGATGCGGACCAAAATACGCAAGAGAGTCGAGATGATAGCACACATACACCAAATTCATCAGCTCACAACACAG ATGAGGACGATGACAGTGGTGATGGACGTAGTAGCTCTGCGCTGGCTTCATCGTCAACCTTAAGCTACAAAGAAAGGCGTCGCGAAGCGCACACGCAAGCTGAACAAAAACGGCGTGATGCTATCAAGAAAGGTTATGATAGCCTGCAAGAACTAGTGCCTACATGTCAACAAAATGATTCAGCATCTGGTTATAAATTAAGTAAAGCGCTCATTCTGCAAAAATCAATTGACTATATAGGTTACTTAAACTTACAAAAGAAAaagcaagaagaagaaagtgCTGCATTGCAAAAAGAAGTTGCAGCTTTACGCATAATACAGCACAGTTATGAGCACATGTTGCAGCATCAGCAAGCAAATCCTGGGCCCGAAGAAGCGCGTCTAACCGACGAGGCAAAATTTCAAGTG TTCCAGGCAATTATGGACGAGATGTTCGAAACATTCCAGCATATACCAATGGATAACTTTAAGCAGCTGACAACCGGCGTAATACCGTGGTTAGAAGAATACTGCAAGCCACATATTTTGCGCAACATTCTCAGTCGGACACTGCAACAGATGTCTCAAACGCAAGTCCAGGAGAAACAGAAGCAGCAGGATAACGAAGGTTTCAGCTGA
- the LOC120782729 gene encoding RING finger protein unkempt isoform X1 yields MANEASKLLLSTQQEKPNHYTYLKEFRVEQCQSFLQHKCNQHRPFVCFNWHFQNQRRRRPVRKRDGTFNYSADNYCTKYDETTGICPDGDDCPFLHRTAGDTERRYHLRYYKTCMCVHDTDSRGYCVKNGHHCAFAHGIQDQRPPVYDIKELESLQNAELALDGTNAQNALDKERNLMNEDPKWQDTNYVLTNYKTEPCKRPPRLCRQGYACPQYHNSKDKRRSPRKFKYRSTPCPNVKHGEEWGEPGNCEAGDNCQYCHTRTEQQFHPEIYKSTKCNDVQQAGYCPRSVFCAFAHVEPCPMDELRENALSASLANSSLLSRSSAPINIPNSTLNNSMNGEYYNSAGFSVNIPSNSLTYSPTSHSNLFSVSDAFNYSGSNTNKLSNSLSAATQNDSSSLFFPSRIISPGFADGLSISPSVRISELNSIRDDINSSSVGNMLFDNTLSTTKNAFSLQSLQNQNNSDVNRLSTELMTKNSQIVKLTNRIDETARKLNLTELQRDKAKQEAIEWKDRYDLAQTQLHLSTELRNLSIQKLKQLQSKLRTDLEEVEKVLYLENAKKCMKCEENNRTVTLEPCNHFILCDSCACSVTECPYCQVSVVTTHT; encoded by the exons ATGGCGAATGAAGCAAGTAAATTGCTCCTTTCTACACAACAAGAAAAACCAAATCATTACac GTACTTAAAGGAATTTCGGGTCGAACAGTGTCAGTCTTTTCTGCAACACAAATGTAACCAACATAGACCATTTGTATGCTTCAATTGGCATTTCCAAAACCAACGCCGCCGTCGCCCTGTCCGCAAACGAGATGGTACTTTCAATTATAGTGCAGATAATTATTGCACCAAATACGATGAAACTACAGGCATATGCCCCGATGGTGACGA CTGTCCATTTCTTCATCGCACCGCGGGTGATACTGAAAGACGCTACCATTTGCGTTACTACAAAAcctgtatgtgtgtacatgacACCGATAGTCGTGGttattgtgtcaaaaatgggcaTCATTGTGCCTTTGCGCATGGCATACAGGATCAACGTCCACCGGTATATGATATTAAGGAATTGGAATCCTTACAAAATGCAGAGCTGGCTCTCGACGGTACAAACGCACAAAATGCGCTGGATAAAGAACGCAATCTTATGAATGAGGATCCCAAATGGCAGGATACTAATTATGTTTTGACGAATTACAAGACGGAACCATGCAAACGTCCACCGCGACTTTGCCGCCAAGGCTACGCTTGTCCACAGTATCACAATAGTAAGGACAAACGACGAAGTCCACGCAAATTTAAGTACAG ATCCACACCATGTCCCAATGTAAAGCATGGTGAGGAATGGGGTGAGCCTGGTAATTGTGAGGCTGGCGACAATTGTCAATATTGTCACACACGTACCGAACAACAATTTCATCCGGAAATTTACAAGTCAACTAAATGTAATGATGTACAACAAGCTGGCTACTGTCCACGTAGCGTCTTTTGTGCTTTTGCACATGTGGAAC CTTGCCCAATGGATGAATTGCGTGAGAATGCACTCTCTGCCAGTTTGGCCAACTCAAGTTTATTATCACGTTCCTCGGCGCCAATTAACATTCCTAATTCTACACTAAACAACTCCATGAACGGTGAGT ATTACAATTCTGCCGGATTTTCCGTCAACATTCCAAGCAACTCGCTAACATACAGCCCAACCAGTCATAGCAACCTATTTAGCGTATCAGATGCATTTAACTATAGCGGTTCCAATACAAATAAACTAAGTAATTCACTCTCAGCGGCCACGCAAAATGACAGTAGCAGCTTGTTTTTCCCATCTCGCATCATATCTCCAGGTTTTGCTGATGGTTTATCAATAAGTCCCTCCGTTAG AATTTCCGAACTAAACTCAATACGTGATGACATCAACAGCAGTTCTGTTGGGAATATGTTGTTCGATAACACTTTGTCAACCACTAAAAATGCATTCTCACTGCAATCactacaaaatcaaaataactcTGATGTTAATCGCTTATCAACAGAATTAATGacgaaaaattcacaaattgtAAAGCTAACGAATCGAATTGATGAGACAGCTAGAAAG TTAAATTTAACGGAATTGCAACGTGACAAAGCCAAGCAGGAGGCTATCGAGTGGAAAGATCGTTATGATTTAGCGCAAACGCAGCTTCATTTGTCTACCGAGCTGCGCAATTTATCGATACAAAAGCTAAAACAACTGCAG TCGAAATTACGCACAGATTTAGAGGAGGTAGAGAAGGTTTTGTACTTGGAGAACGCCAAGAAATGCATGAAATGTGAGGAGAACAATCGTACTGTCACCTTAGAGCCATGTAATCATTTCATACTATGTGATTCTTGCGCCTGTTCAGTGACGGAATGTCCCTACTGTCAGGTGTCCGTAGTCACAACACACacttaa
- the LOC120771505 gene encoding adipocyte plasma membrane-associated protein, whose amino-acid sequence MGLLHAVGIRVMNFMVFFLIVILLPGLPPRTTFPFKAFVVTPAKDLKGALEPNQHLDGAERLLEGRVYGPECLIARKNEVYTGIHGGEIIKLTADHVTHVAKIGQPCEEIFEEARCGRPLGLAFDTQGNNLIVADAYYGIWLIDLNTNLKKLLVSPQQEQPGKDIPREAKIFNSVAVDQKGDIYWTDSESDFVLLDLVFGTLANPSGRLFKYDRANNVSKVLLDELFFANGLALSPDEDFIVVAETGAMRLTKYYLKGAKAGQSEVFVEGLPGLPDNLTPDAEGIWVPLVMAADSEHPNGFNMFTNFPSIRLFLARLLSLFELPFRLINNAFPNKLAQRFIHFIGHGESMMILSPKRSTIVRLDWNGNIVGSLHGTDKSSGAVSHVLEFNDYLYLGSPYNRFLARVKSPRAGRQPEVKVRNVRYEGANLEASVKPSTASTTTTSKPKPAATKPLTTTAPPTTTTSTTTTTTTTTPRPTTTTPKSTTTTTTRPPTTTTTTTTTTRKPSTTTTARLPKTTTTAKPKATTTTTTTTTPKPTTAPPKPSTATPKAKSSTTTAPPAAEQKRVPPKEPAPIKEEIPNDTKPPKFDKLKVITKTGEHLEF is encoded by the exons ATGGGTCTGTTACACGCCGTTGGTATTAGGGTAATGAATTTTATGGTGTTTTTcctaattgtaattttattgccGGGTCTGCCACCGCGTACCACTTTTCCATTCAAAGCATTTGT TGTGACACCTGCTAAAGATTTGAAGGGAGCCTTAGAGCCTAATCAGCACTTAGATGGTGCCGAACGCCTCCTCGAAGGGCGTGTCTATGGCCCAGAATGTCTCATTGCACGTAAAAATGAGGTATACACCGGCATACATGGTGGTGAGATAATTAAACTAACTGCCGATCATGTTACACACGTAGCAAAAATTGGACAACCTTGTG aagaaatatttgaagaagCTCGTTGCGGAAGACCTTTGGGCCTTGCCTTTGATACGCAGGGTAATAATTTGATTGTGGCGGACGCATACTATGGCATTTGGCTGATAGATCTTAATACAAATCTAAAGAAATTGCTGGTGTCGCCACAACAAGAACAACCTGGTAAAGATATTCCACGTGAAGCTAAAATTTTCAACTCGGTTGCCGTAGATCAGAAAGGTGACATTTATTGGACAGATTCAGAATCAGATTTTGTGTTGCTCGATTTGGTATTCGGCACTTTGGCAAACCCCTCTGGCCG acTCTTCAAATATGATCGTGCTAACAATGTTAGCAAAGTATTATTGGACGAATTATTCTTTGCTAATGGTTTGGCCCTAAGTCCCGATGAAGATTTCATTGTTGTCGCCGAGACCGGAGCGATGCGTTTGACCAAGTACTATTTAAAGGGCGCCAAAGCCGGTCAGAGTGAAGTCTTTGTAGAGGGTTTGCCTGGTTTACCCGACAATTTGACACCTGATGCTGAAGGCATATGGGTACCGCTCGTGATGGCAGCAGATAGCGAACATCCAAATGGCTTTAATATGTTCACCAACTTCCCCAGCATACGTTTATTCTTGGCACGTCTGCTTAGTCTTTTCGAGTTGCCCTTCCGTCTAATTAACAACGCCTTCCCCAATAAGCTGGCCCAAAGGTTTATTCACTTCATCGGCCATGGCGAGAGTATGATGATCTTGTCACCCAAACGTTCAACCATTGTGAGATTAGATTGGAATGGTAATATTGTGGGTTCGTTGCACGGTACCGATAAGTCGTCGGGCGCTGTTTCGCATGTATTggaatttaacgattacttgTACTTGGGTTCGCCGTACAATCGGTTTTTGGCGCGTGTGAAATCACCGAGAGCCGGTCGCCAGCCGGAGGTGAAAGTGCGGAATGTCAGGTATGAAGGCGCTAATTTAGAAGCGTCTGTTAAGCCATCAACTGCATCTACTACCACTACTAGCAAGCCAAAGCCTGCCGCTACTAAACCACTAACTACGACTGCGCcaccgacaacaacaacaagcacgacgacgacgacaactACAACTACACCGCGACCAACCACAACCACACCTAAATCGACCACGACAACTACAACAAGACCACccactactacaacaacaacgacaacaacaactagaaaaccatccacaacaacaacagcacgacTACCAAAAACGACGACGACCGCCAAACCCAAAGCTAccaccaccacaacaacaactacaacaccaAAACCAACTACAGCTCCTCCAAAACCATCAACGGCCACACCGAAAGCAAAATCAAGCACCACAACAGCACCTCCAGCTGCCGAGCAGAAACGTGTGCCTCCAAAGGAGCCAGCACCGATTAAGGAGGAAATACCAAACGACACGAAACCACCCAAATTCGACAAGCTTAAAGTGATCACCAAAACCGGCGAACATCTCGAATTTTAA